The Deltaproteobacteria bacterium genome window below encodes:
- a CDS encoding dihydroxy-acid dehydratase, translating to MNIKKKDSHLPDYARVEREQMLIGIGYADEAISRPQIGVVSSWGEINPAAANLDKVVASAKAGIWAAGGTPREFVISALCTSMAGNDNYHLPHRDLIAGYIEAVTKTNLFDGLLFLPVCDDVIPGHLMAAARLNLPSIFVTGGYMSLNKYKGEVVQPLDVAPTYFKAYKEKRISRQEFRQMRHRGCRGGGACPVMGTANTMASMVEALGMSLPGTATLPGTDSRLIRSAFDAGRQLVELIQANIRTSDILTPDAFKNAIGVLMAIGGSPNAVLHLTAIAAELDIALEPETFDEISRKTPFIADIAPSGSAKYHLGDFDEAGGIAAVMKEILPLIAGGVMTVTGRALVENLAPIDCGDRKIIHPINAPLAATGGLAFLRGNLAPGSALIKISAVPQEMMHHRGPARIFQTEDHACEALDDDRIQPGDVVIVRNVGTIGAPGMGLQQRFLWQLSAKGFQDKVAFLTDGRLSGTNKGCAIAHISPEAASGGPLAIIEEGDIIEIDVTNRKLNVELSPEEIEERIKTWKPTPKKTEPGFLSIYSKMANPADKGSALNYKE from the coding sequence ATGAACATAAAAAAGAAGGACAGTCATCTGCCGGATTACGCCCGTGTCGAACGAGAGCAAATGCTGATTGGTATCGGCTATGCCGATGAAGCCATCAGCAGACCTCAGATAGGGGTCGTCAGCAGTTGGGGGGAGATCAATCCCGCAGCCGCAAATCTGGACAAAGTGGTAGCCTCCGCCAAGGCAGGTATCTGGGCCGCAGGGGGAACACCGAGAGAATTCGTCATCAGCGCCCTCTGTACGAGCATGGCGGGAAATGACAATTACCATCTTCCCCACCGGGATTTGATAGCAGGATATATTGAGGCGGTGACAAAAACGAATCTTTTTGACGGGCTTCTCTTTCTTCCGGTTTGTGATGACGTGATCCCGGGCCATCTCATGGCCGCCGCACGTCTCAATCTGCCTTCAATCTTTGTTACGGGCGGCTACATGTCATTGAACAAATACAAGGGAGAGGTGGTGCAGCCCTTGGATGTTGCGCCAACGTATTTCAAGGCCTACAAGGAAAAGAGGATAAGCCGTCAGGAGTTCCGTCAGATGCGCCACAGGGGCTGTCGCGGTGGCGGCGCCTGCCCGGTGATGGGGACCGCCAACACCATGGCATCCATGGTTGAGGCTTTGGGAATGTCTCTTCCCGGCACGGCCACATTGCCCGGTACCGATTCGCGCCTGATCCGGTCCGCATTCGACGCAGGAAGGCAACTCGTCGAGCTGATCCAGGCAAACATCAGGACCTCAGATATCCTTACTCCCGATGCCTTCAAGAATGCCATTGGGGTTCTGATGGCCATAGGCGGATCTCCGAATGCCGTATTACATTTGACGGCCATTGCCGCTGAATTGGATATTGCTCTTGAACCGGAAACCTTCGACGAGATCAGTAGAAAGACACCCTTTATTGCGGACATCGCGCCGTCCGGATCGGCCAAATACCACCTGGGAGATTTTGATGAAGCCGGTGGCATCGCAGCGGTAATGAAGGAAATATTACCGTTGATAGCCGGCGGGGTAATGACCGTCACCGGGCGTGCGTTAGTTGAAAATCTTGCGCCAATTGACTGTGGGGACCGAAAAATAATTCACCCGATCAATGCCCCGTTGGCTGCGACGGGAGGGCTTGCCTTCCTGCGTGGAAACCTGGCACCGGGGAGTGCCTTGATCAAGATTTCTGCGGTCCCGCAAGAAATGATGCACCATAGAGGTCCTGCCAGGATCTTTCAGACTGAGGACCATGCCTGTGAAGCTCTGGATGATGACCGTATTCAGCCGGGTGACGTGGTAATCGTGAGAAATGTTGGAACCATCGGTGCTCCTGGAATGGGTCTGCAGCAGCGTTTTCTGTGGCAGCTTTCCGCCAAAGGATTTCAGGACAAGGTAGCATTTCTCACGGATGGCAGGCTGTCCGGCACCAATAAAGGCTGCGCGATCGCTCACATTTCGCCCGAAGCGGCGTCAGGCGGCCCTTTGGCAATTATTGAAGAGGGCGATATCATTGAAATAGATGTAACGAACCGCAAGCTGAATGTGGAACTGTCTCCGGAGGAGATCGAAGAACGCATCAAGACGTGGAAACCTACTCCCAAAAAAACGGAACCAGGATTCCTCTCGATCTACTCCAAAATGGCAAACCCCGCGGACAAGGGCTCTGCCTTGAACTACAAGGAATAG